The following proteins are co-located in the Verrucomicrobiota bacterium genome:
- a CDS encoding V-type ATP synthase subunit A, which translates to MAEKIIGTVKRVVGPVVEIAGAREAQMLELVEVGTEHLLGEIMRVQGDLATAQVYEDTTGLTPGEAVFGTGMPLSVELGPGIMGGIFDGVQRPLMVIRTLGDQYIRRGIQVPLLDRQKEWLFTPAVKAGDTVSSGTTLGTVPETAMIEHRVLVPPDVAGTIEWVAPEGLYTIERVIARITDGATTHELKLYHRWPVRRRRPCKEKLPPTMPLVTGLRVIDTLFPLAKGGSVAVPGGFGTGKTMIQQSLAKWCDADIIIFVGCGERGNEITDLLLEFPKLIDPRSQKSMMERSIIIANTSNMPVAAREASIYTGISLGEYYRDMGYHVAIMADSTSRWAEALRELSGRMEEMPADEGYPAYLPTRLAEFYERAGMVNNSNGTTGSVTTIGSVSPMGGDFSEPVTQHTRRFVRCFWGLDRQLANARHYPAIGWLDSYSEYIDEIAPWFEEHVDREWRANRNKIMDLLQREARLQQVVKLVGPDVLPDTQRLVLETCHIFKNAFLQQSAFDPVDMFAVIAKQTKMLRIILTFHERGDALIRKGATIVKVKRMKIYPEMIRMKFTVPNDQVERLDDLQRRLERAFDNLEAIYDQPAEL; encoded by the coding sequence GTGGCAGAGAAGATCATAGGTACAGTCAAGCGTGTCGTCGGTCCCGTCGTCGAGATCGCCGGCGCCCGCGAGGCGCAGATGCTCGAGCTCGTCGAGGTCGGCACCGAGCACCTCCTCGGCGAGATCATGCGAGTCCAGGGCGACCTCGCCACCGCCCAAGTCTACGAGGACACGACGGGGCTGACCCCCGGCGAGGCCGTCTTCGGCACCGGCATGCCGCTGAGCGTCGAGCTCGGCCCCGGCATCATGGGCGGCATTTTCGACGGTGTGCAGCGGCCGCTCATGGTCATCCGCACCTTGGGCGACCAGTACATCCGGCGCGGCATCCAGGTCCCGCTGCTGGACCGGCAGAAGGAATGGCTCTTCACCCCGGCGGTGAAGGCGGGCGACACGGTCAGCAGCGGCACAACGCTCGGCACCGTGCCCGAGACCGCCATGATCGAGCACCGCGTGCTCGTGCCGCCCGACGTGGCCGGCACGATCGAATGGGTCGCGCCCGAGGGGCTGTACACCATCGAGCGAGTCATCGCGCGGATCACCGACGGCGCCACAACACACGAGCTGAAGCTCTACCACCGCTGGCCCGTGCGGCGCCGGCGCCCGTGCAAAGAGAAACTGCCGCCCACGATGCCGCTCGTTACGGGACTGCGCGTGATCGACACCCTGTTCCCGCTCGCCAAGGGTGGCTCGGTCGCCGTGCCCGGCGGGTTTGGCACCGGCAAGACGATGATCCAGCAGTCGCTCGCCAAGTGGTGCGACGCCGACATCATCATCTTCGTCGGCTGCGGCGAACGCGGCAACGAGATCACCGACCTGCTGCTCGAGTTCCCCAAGCTCATCGACCCGCGCAGCCAGAAGTCGATGATGGAGCGCTCGATCATCATCGCCAACACTTCGAACATGCCCGTGGCCGCACGCGAGGCGTCGATCTACACCGGCATCTCGCTCGGCGAGTATTACCGCGACATGGGCTATCACGTGGCCATCATGGCTGACTCGACCTCGCGCTGGGCGGAGGCGTTGCGCGAGCTTTCGGGCCGCATGGAGGAAATGCCCGCTGACGAGGGGTACCCGGCCTATCTGCCGACGCGGCTCGCCGAGTTCTACGAGCGCGCCGGCATGGTGAACAACTCCAATGGGACCACCGGCTCGGTAACCACCATCGGCAGCGTCTCACCCATGGGCGGCGACTTCTCCGAACCGGTCACGCAGCACACGCGGCGCTTCGTGCGCTGCTTCTGGGGCCTCGACCGCCAGCTCGCCAACGCGCGCCACTACCCGGCCATCGGTTGGCTCGACAGCTACAGCGAGTACATCGACGAGATCGCCCCGTGGTTCGAAGAGCACGTCGACCGTGAGTGGCGCGCGAACCGCAACAAGATCATGGACCTGCTCCAGCGTGAGGCGCGCCTCCAGCAGGTCGTCAAACTCGTCGGGCCCGACGTGCTGCCCGACACCCAGCGCCTCGTGCTCGAGACGTGCCACATCTTCAAGAACGCGTTCCTGCAGCAGAGCGCGTTCGATCCCGTCGACATGTTCGCCGTCATCGCCAAGCAGACCAAGATGCTGCGCATCATTCTGACGTTCCACGAGCGGGGCGACGCGCTCATCCGCAAGGGCGCCACGATCGTCAAAGTCAAACGCATGAAGATCTACCCCGAGATGATCCGCATGAAGTTCACCGTGCCCAACGACCAGGTCGAGCGGCTTGACGACCTGCAGCGCCGCCTCGAACGCGCGTTCGACAACCTGGAGGCGATCTATGACCAGCCCGCAGAGCTCTAA
- a CDS encoding V-type ATPase subunit, which yields MRGLARYAYINAKLRARLSLFLTDTQFRQLAAAADLETLYGMLAQTRYGAVARELSHTEDMISVEFRLLIDELATYQTVLQHVRGVPRLVVETMMSRHEVDKLKVLLRLWHTKDPRAEHLAYPGVICRPLPAESIRHARSVDELIGLLDGTPYARPLQTAAAAFAAHGNLFYLESALDVDYYSRLWSAIARLGFGDRERARTLVGLEIDIENICWMLRLQHYYKMPLGEMLALLIPNGARVSEPFVRRAAGGGDLKHVVGAALGELVSDFPDVTPIETEVATLEMMEDVLWHYYLGAVRKGLHGYPFTITTVMGYLKLAEIERRNLVCVLNGKRYGLTPAEIERNLILQMTG from the coding sequence ATGCGCGGGTTGGCGCGATACGCCTACATCAACGCGAAGCTGCGCGCCCGCCTCAGCCTGTTCCTGACCGATACACAGTTCCGGCAGCTCGCCGCCGCCGCCGACCTCGAGACCCTCTACGGCATGCTCGCCCAGACGCGCTACGGCGCCGTGGCCCGTGAGCTGAGCCACACCGAGGACATGATCAGCGTCGAGTTCCGGCTGCTCATCGACGAGCTTGCCACCTACCAGACCGTGCTCCAGCACGTCCGGGGGGTGCCGCGGCTCGTCGTCGAGACAATGATGAGCCGCCACGAGGTCGACAAACTCAAGGTGCTCCTGCGGCTCTGGCACACCAAGGATCCGCGCGCCGAGCACCTCGCCTACCCCGGCGTGATCTGCCGGCCCCTGCCGGCCGAATCGATCCGCCACGCCCGCAGTGTAGACGAGCTTATCGGCCTGCTGGACGGCACGCCCTACGCCCGGCCGCTTCAGACGGCCGCCGCCGCGTTTGCCGCGCATGGGAACCTCTTCTACCTCGAGTCGGCCCTCGACGTGGACTACTACTCCCGGCTCTGGAGCGCGATCGCCAGACTCGGCTTCGGCGACCGCGAACGCGCCCGCACGCTCGTCGGGCTCGAAATCGACATCGAGAACATCTGCTGGATGCTGCGGCTCCAGCATTACTACAAGATGCCGCTCGGTGAGATGCTCGCCCTGCTCATCCCCAACGGCGCGCGCGTCAGCGAGCCGTTCGTGCGGCGCGCCGCAGGCGGCGGCGATCTCAAGCACGTCGTCGGCGCCGCCCTCGGCGAACTCGTGAGCGATTTCCCAGACGTCACGCCCATCGAGACCGAGGTCGCCACGCTCGAGATGATGGAAGACGTCCTGTGGCATTACTACCTTGGCGCGGTGCGCAAAGGCTTGCATGGTTACCCGTTCACGATCACGACCGTGATGGGCTACCTCAAGCTGGCCGAGATTGAGCGGCGCAACCTCGTGTGCGTCCTGAACGGCAAGCGCTACGGGCTCACGCCAGCCGAAATCGAACGCAACCTCATCCTGCAGATGACCGGCTAG
- a CDS encoding universal stress protein, whose protein sequence is MPEQLRTVNRILVYIDGSDTSITAAEYAIVTAKLHAAPLWAAYVVDTKVLDDLMRVRIFIKAEAADYEYDLEEDGKRYLNHVRQLGRAKGVEITPILLKGEPAHEISKQLEALGIDLLVVNAIEEFTSRRETFLDPKEQMLRRAKCQILVVKDEERASALYEALE, encoded by the coding sequence ATGCCTGAGCAACTCAGGACCGTCAACAGGATCCTCGTCTACATCGACGGCAGCGACACCTCGATCACCGCCGCCGAGTACGCCATCGTCACGGCCAAGCTCCACGCCGCCCCCCTCTGGGCCGCCTACGTCGTCGACACCAAGGTGCTCGACGACTTGATGCGCGTCCGCATCTTCATCAAGGCCGAGGCCGCCGACTACGAGTACGATCTCGAGGAGGACGGCAAACGCTACCTCAACCACGTCCGCCAGCTCGGTCGCGCCAAGGGTGTCGAAATCACCCCCATCCTGCTCAAAGGCGAGCCCGCGCACGAGATCAGCAAACAACTCGAGGCACTCGGCATCGACCTGCTCGTCGTAAACGCGATCGAGGAGTTCACCAGCCGCCGCGAGACCTTCCTCGACCCCAAGGAGCAGATGCTCCGCCGCGCCAAGTGCCAGATCCTTGTCGTCAAAGACGAAGAACGCGCCAGCGCGCTGTACGAGGCGCTCGAATAG
- a CDS encoding V-type ATP synthase subunit D codes for MARYGIAPTKTNLLRLKRDFQFAREGHELLEQKREILVAELMGIMDRAKELQRQVDEALALAYAALRRAVVRMGRRAVTAAAHAVDTKTSVRIGSRRIMGVSVPVVDTEIVERPPHYSLGDTSFWLDESLANFRDILHLLGKYAETNVTVARLTEEVKKTIRRVNALEKIALPDFRESIKYISGVLEEAEREAFFVLKLIKNRLEARRRATHA; via the coding sequence ATGGCCCGATACGGCATTGCCCCGACAAAGACGAATCTGCTCCGGCTCAAGCGCGATTTCCAGTTCGCGCGCGAGGGCCACGAGCTGCTCGAGCAGAAGCGCGAGATCCTCGTTGCCGAGCTCATGGGCATCATGGACCGCGCCAAAGAGCTCCAGCGCCAAGTTGACGAGGCGCTCGCGCTCGCGTATGCTGCGTTGCGACGGGCCGTGGTGCGCATGGGACGGCGTGCCGTGACTGCCGCCGCGCACGCGGTCGACACCAAGACCTCCGTACGCATCGGATCGCGACGCATTATGGGCGTCAGCGTGCCCGTGGTCGACACCGAGATCGTCGAGCGGCCGCCGCACTACAGCCTTGGGGATACGAGCTTCTGGCTCGACGAGTCGCTGGCGAACTTCCGCGACATACTCCACCTGCTCGGCAAGTACGCCGAGACCAATGTTACCGTGGCCCGGCTCACCGAGGAAGTGAAGAAGACGATCCGGCGCGTCAACGCGCTCGAGAAGATCGCGCTCCCCGATTTCCGGGAGTCGATCAAGTACATCAGCGGGGTGCTCGAGGAGGCCGAGCGCGAGGCGTTCTTCGTGCTCAAGCTCATTAAGAACCGGCTCGAAGCCAGGAGGCGCGCGACGCATGCCTGA
- the hypE gene encoding hydrogenase expression/formation protein HypE, whose translation MSRHEMSRHKITGDGTIQLGHGSGGVLTRELIRDVFLARFDNPALAPLMDSALVKIGGSEVAFTTDAYVVKPLEFPGGDIGTLAVCGTINDLAVMGAQPVALSCAVIMQEGLEIELVERITQSMQRAAAGAGVPIVTGDTKVVERASCDGLFITTAGLGVFDGPDRPRGTLRDGDAVIVSGALGDHGTAVLVAREGLKIASSVESDCAALNGLVEALRPFFSGIRIMRDPTRGGLATTLNEFVEGAAGVGIVLREGDVPLSDGVAAICELLGLDPLYIANEGKLVLVCDAAVAGKVVAAMRAHPLGARACAVGTVTPTYPGRVCLETTVGGLRVVDMLVADQLPRIC comes from the coding sequence ATGTCGCGCCACGAAATGTCGCGCCATAAGATAACAGGCGATGGAACCATCCAGCTCGGCCACGGCAGCGGCGGCGTGCTCACTCGCGAGCTGATCCGCGACGTGTTCCTGGCCCGGTTCGACAACCCGGCGCTCGCGCCGCTGATGGACTCGGCTCTTGTCAAGATCGGTGGCAGCGAGGTCGCGTTCACCACGGATGCCTACGTGGTCAAGCCGCTCGAATTCCCCGGCGGCGACATTGGCACGCTCGCCGTGTGCGGCACGATCAACGATCTCGCCGTCATGGGCGCGCAGCCGGTAGCGCTCTCGTGCGCCGTCATCATGCAGGAAGGGCTCGAGATTGAGCTTGTCGAGCGGATCACCCAGTCGATGCAGCGCGCGGCCGCCGGCGCGGGCGTGCCGATTGTCACGGGCGACACGAAGGTTGTCGAGCGAGCGAGCTGCGACGGGCTGTTCATCACGACGGCCGGCCTCGGTGTGTTCGACGGGCCGGATCGCCCGCGCGGTACACTGCGCGACGGCGACGCCGTGATCGTCAGCGGCGCGCTGGGCGACCACGGCACGGCCGTGCTTGTGGCGCGCGAGGGGCTGAAGATTGCCTCCTCCGTCGAGAGCGACTGCGCCGCCCTCAACGGACTCGTCGAGGCGCTGCGCCCGTTCTTTTCGGGCATCCGCATCATGCGCGACCCAACGCGCGGCGGGCTGGCCACGACGCTCAACGAGTTCGTCGAGGGCGCCGCCGGCGTGGGTATCGTGTTGCGCGAGGGCGACGTGCCGCTCAGCGACGGCGTGGCGGCGATCTGCGAGCTGCTCGGTCTCGACCCGCTCTACATCGCCAACGAGGGCAAGCTCGTGCTTGTGTGCGACGCCGCGGTCGCCGGCAAGGTCGTGGCCGCGATGCGGGCGCATCCGCTCGGCGCGCGGGCGTGTGCCGTCGGCACGGTCACGCCCACGTACCCGGGCAGGGTCTGCCTCGAGACGACCGTTGGCGGACTGCGCGTCGTCGACATGCTCGTGGCCGACCAGCTCCCGCGCATTTGCTAG
- a CDS encoding V-type ATP synthase subunit F, which yields MHVLGDEDTVLGFRLAGIRGTVAERGEGLAEQFRQLVNDEQVQVVFITERLAAGIRQLVDAYRMRATFPVVVEIPDGQGPMPGRRAIADLIREAIGFQV from the coding sequence ATGCACGTTCTGGGCGACGAGGATACCGTGCTGGGCTTCCGGCTCGCGGGCATCCGCGGCACGGTGGCCGAGCGAGGCGAAGGACTTGCCGAGCAGTTCCGGCAGCTCGTCAATGATGAGCAGGTCCAGGTCGTCTTCATCACCGAGCGGCTCGCGGCCGGCATCCGCCAACTCGTCGACGCGTACCGCATGCGGGCCACGTTCCCTGTCGTGGTCGAGATTCCCGACGGCCAAGGCCCAATGCCGGGTCGGCGCGCGATCGCCGACCTGATACGCGAAGCGATCGGATTCCAGGTATAG
- a CDS encoding V-type ATP synthase subunit B: MTSPQSSKFTDREYVGIAEVVGPLLVVENIHNVGYNEMVEVVDVHGRVRTGLILETSDHRAVIQVFEGTSGLTLPHTRVRFKGKPLEIPVSRDVLGRVFDGIGRPRDGLPRPIAEDKQDVNGLPINPTARDYPREFIQTGLSAIDGMNSLVRGQKLPIFSGNGLPHNIIAAQIARQATILGEKTQFAVVFAAMGIKYDVANFFTRSFEETGALENVVLFLNLADDPSIERLITPRTALTVAEFLAFKANMHVLVILTDMTNYCESLREIATARSEIPSRKGYPGYLYSDLASIYERAGKILGIDGSITQMPILTMPNDDISHPVPDLSGYITEGQIVLERDLHQREIYPPIAGLPSLSRLMKDGIGPGMTREDHAHIASQLFAAYARVKDVRALASVIGEEELAPLDHEYLKFGEAFEKRFLCQRTNENRTIAQTLDLGWEVISMLPKDELTRITDEEIQKYYGNGQQA, encoded by the coding sequence ATGACCAGCCCGCAGAGCTCTAAGTTCACCGACCGCGAATACGTCGGCATCGCCGAGGTCGTCGGCCCGCTGCTCGTCGTCGAGAACATCCACAACGTCGGCTACAACGAAATGGTCGAGGTCGTCGATGTGCACGGCCGCGTTCGCACGGGCCTCATCCTCGAAACGAGCGACCATCGAGCCGTCATCCAGGTCTTCGAGGGCACGAGCGGGCTGACGCTGCCGCACACGCGCGTGCGCTTCAAGGGGAAGCCGCTTGAGATACCCGTGTCGCGCGACGTGCTCGGCCGCGTTTTCGACGGCATCGGCCGCCCGCGCGACGGGCTGCCGCGCCCGATCGCCGAGGATAAGCAGGACGTCAACGGCCTGCCGATCAACCCGACGGCGCGCGACTACCCGCGCGAGTTCATCCAGACCGGCCTGAGCGCCATCGACGGTATGAACAGCCTCGTGCGTGGCCAGAAGCTGCCGATCTTCTCGGGCAACGGCCTGCCGCACAACATAATCGCCGCGCAGATCGCGCGCCAAGCGACCATCCTCGGCGAGAAGACGCAGTTCGCCGTCGTCTTTGCCGCCATGGGCATCAAGTACGACGTGGCCAACTTCTTCACGCGCAGCTTCGAGGAGACCGGCGCCCTCGAGAACGTCGTGCTCTTTCTCAACTTGGCCGACGACCCGTCGATCGAGCGGCTCATCACACCACGCACGGCGCTCACCGTGGCCGAGTTCCTCGCCTTCAAAGCCAACATGCACGTCCTGGTCATCCTCACCGACATGACGAACTACTGCGAGTCGCTGCGCGAGATCGCCACGGCCCGCAGCGAGATCCCGTCGAGAAAAGGCTACCCCGGCTACCTCTACAGCGACCTCGCGTCGATCTACGAGCGCGCCGGCAAGATCCTCGGCATCGACGGCTCGATCACTCAGATGCCGATCCTCACCATGCCCAATGACGACATCTCGCACCCCGTGCCCGACCTGTCGGGCTACATCACCGAAGGCCAGATCGTTCTGGAGCGCGATCTGCACCAACGGGAGATCTACCCGCCGATCGCCGGCCTGCCGTCGCTGTCGCGCCTCATGAAGGACGGCATCGGCCCCGGCATGACGCGTGAGGACCACGCGCATATCGCGTCCCAGCTTTTCGCCGCCTACGCGCGGGTCAAGGATGTGCGCGCGCTCGCCAGCGTCATCGGCGAGGAAGAGCTCGCGCCGCTCGATCACGAGTACCTCAAGTTCGGCGAGGCGTTCGAGAAGCGGTTTCTCTGCCAGCGCACCAACGAGAACCGCACGATCGCGCAGACGCTCGACCTGGGCTGGGAGGTCATCTCGATGCTGCCCAAGGACGAGCTGACGCGCATCACCGATGAGGAGATCCAGAAGTACTACGGGAATGGGCAACAGGCCTAG
- a CDS encoding transcriptional repressor: protein MVPWGGLMDTYRSQLMPGEVVRRALHAAGLRCTPQRQAVFEELTRLGGHVSADMLAERFRRRRGRAALSRATVYRTLALLQQCGLVREVLFTESHSHYEAVTSHEHHEHMVCTACGRAIEFDDSDLERVLAKAARAKDFSLISHRIEIYGLCDRCR from the coding sequence ATGGTGCCCTGGGGAGGGCTCATGGACACCTACAGGTCACAGCTTATGCCCGGCGAGGTCGTGCGGCGCGCGTTGCATGCCGCGGGGCTTCGGTGTACGCCGCAGCGTCAGGCCGTCTTCGAGGAGCTTACCCGGCTGGGCGGCCACGTGAGCGCCGACATGCTGGCCGAACGGTTCCGCCGGCGCCGGGGCCGGGCCGCGCTCTCGCGCGCGACGGTGTACCGCACGCTGGCGCTCCTACAGCAGTGCGGCCTGGTGCGCGAGGTGTTGTTCACCGAGAGCCACAGCCACTACGAGGCGGTCACCAGCCACGAACACCACGAGCACATGGTGTGCACGGCATGCGGACGGGCCATCGAGTTCGATGACTCCGACCTGGAGCGGGTCCTCGCTAAGGCCGCTCGGGCCAAGGACTTCTCTCTCATATCGCACCGCATCGAGATATACGGCCTCTGC
- a CDS encoding ATPase has translation MTGAQAARRLRTFIHVSLFVTLLVVVLGVTATALFAQTPGQGDSAEKKPLDKEVHKAIVTNVGSGLIAAGIAAGVSAIAAGIAVAYVGAAAVGAVSEKPEVFGRTIIFVALGEGIAVLGLVIAIMILGTVDKMLAI, from the coding sequence ATGACAGGAGCTCAGGCAGCTCGGCGACTGCGGACGTTCATTCACGTCTCGCTGTTCGTCACACTGCTGGTGGTGGTGCTCGGCGTAACGGCAACGGCGCTCTTCGCCCAGACGCCCGGCCAAGGCGACAGCGCGGAGAAGAAGCCGCTCGACAAGGAAGTCCACAAGGCGATCGTCACGAACGTCGGCAGCGGCTTGATTGCCGCCGGCATCGCCGCCGGGGTAAGCGCCATCGCCGCAGGCATCGCGGTAGCCTATGTCGGCGCCGCCGCCGTTGGCGCGGTGAGCGAGAAGCCCGAGGTGTTCGGCCGCACGATCATCTTCGTCGCACTCGGCGAAGGCATCGCCGTGCTCGGACTCGTGATCGCGATCATGATTCTGGGCACCGTCGACAAAATGCTCGCAATCTAG
- the hypD gene encoding hydrogenase formation protein HypD: MDVPDGFRDREVVQALARRIDATARRIGAGPAGRTLTFMEVCGTHTMAMHRFGLHALLPDGVRLLSGPGCPVCVTPNRLVDTAIAYARLNDVTLMTFGDMLKVPGSTSSLSAEKSRGRDVRLVYSPTDAVEVARANPERRIVFFAIGFETTTPTCAAAVLAAREAALENFFVVSAGKLLPPALEALATGEVRIDGFVCPGHVSVVTGFGIYRDVVEKHHIPCVITGFEPVDMLKAVLMLTEQVAAGEARIENEYNRVVRPEGNPIAQQVMAEVFVPVDSEWRGIGMIPASGLAVREVFSAHDALRQLPVEVEPPREHKGCICGAVLRGARTPLECTLFATACTPAYPVGACMVSSEGTCAAYYKYGKDRPHVAPRNVAP, encoded by the coding sequence ATGGACGTTCCCGACGGATTCAGAGATCGCGAAGTGGTGCAGGCGCTGGCACGTCGCATCGACGCGACCGCGCGCCGCATCGGCGCAGGGCCGGCGGGGCGCACACTCACTTTCATGGAAGTGTGCGGCACCCATACGATGGCCATGCATCGCTTCGGGCTGCACGCGCTGCTGCCCGATGGGGTGCGGCTGCTGAGCGGGCCGGGCTGCCCGGTGTGTGTCACTCCCAACCGGCTCGTGGATACGGCAATCGCCTACGCGCGCCTCAACGACGTGACACTCATGACGTTCGGCGACATGCTCAAGGTGCCCGGCTCGACCTCGAGCCTCTCTGCGGAGAAGAGCCGGGGTCGCGACGTGCGGCTGGTCTACTCGCCCACCGACGCGGTCGAGGTCGCGCGCGCCAACCCGGAGCGTCGCATTGTGTTCTTCGCCATCGGCTTCGAGACGACGACGCCGACGTGCGCGGCCGCCGTGCTCGCCGCGCGCGAGGCGGCGCTCGAAAACTTCTTCGTCGTGTCGGCAGGCAAGCTGCTGCCCCCGGCGCTCGAGGCGCTGGCGACGGGCGAGGTGCGCATCGACGGCTTCGTCTGCCCTGGACACGTGAGCGTTGTGACCGGTTTCGGCATCTACCGCGACGTTGTGGAGAAACACCACATCCCGTGCGTGATTACGGGATTCGAGCCGGTCGATATGCTCAAAGCCGTGCTGATGCTGACCGAGCAGGTTGCTGCCGGCGAGGCGCGCATCGAGAACGAGTACAACCGCGTCGTGCGGCCCGAGGGCAACCCGATCGCCCAGCAGGTTATGGCTGAGGTCTTTGTTCCGGTCGACAGCGAGTGGCGCGGCATCGGCATGATCCCGGCGAGCGGACTCGCCGTGCGCGAGGTCTTCTCAGCGCATGACGCATTGAGGCAACTACCCGTCGAGGTCGAGCCGCCGCGCGAGCACAAAGGCTGCATCTGCGGCGCCGTGCTTCGGGGCGCCAGGACGCCGCTCGAGTGCACGCTGTTCGCTACGGCCTGCACGCCGGCGTACCCGGTTGGCGCGTGTATGGTGTCGAGCGAGGGTACGTGCGCGGCCTACTACAAGTACGGAAAGGACCGGCCCCATGTCGCGCCACGAAATGTCGCGCCATAA